In Miscanthus floridulus cultivar M001 chromosome 5, ASM1932011v1, whole genome shotgun sequence, one genomic interval encodes:
- the LOC136454413 gene encoding cell wall / vacuolar inhibitor of fructosidase 2-like, which produces MAMPMAMATSRAASLASLKNILAVALLCAAVAASFLPLSSAGVSLVSLTCRKTAHERLCISTLAPDRRSDAAQSVQELAVVALTVARNSTRDAVWRTTVLESRVRTPLERDRLEQCRALYSECLRDTTTTIALVNAASYDAAARASSTLHWYPEKCQSLLYMQGVESAMEQINKQVEGELIASTDIVHLLLARRGADKFNLE; this is translated from the coding sequence ATGGCAATGCCAATGGCGATGGCAACGAGCAGGGCGGCATCACTAGCAAGCCTCAAGAACATCTTGGCGGTGGCGCTACTGTGCGCCGCCGTCGCGGCCTCCTTCCTCCCGCTCTCGTCCGCCGGCGTGTCCCTTGTCTCGCTGACCTGCCGCAAGACGGCGCACGAGCGCCTCTGCATCTCCACCCTCGCGCCGGACAGACGGAGCGACGCCGCCCAGTCGGTCCAGGAGCTCGCCGTCGTCGCGCTGACGGTCGCCAGGAACTCCACGCGGGACGCCGTGTGGCGCACCACGGTCCTGGAATCCCGGGTTCGGACGCCGCTGGAGCGCGACCGCCTGGAGCAGTGCCGCGCTCTGTACTCGGAGTGCCTCCGCGACACGACGACGACGATAGCCCTGGTGAACGCGGCGAGCTACGACGCTGCCGCCCGCGCCTCGAGCACCCTCCACTGGTACCCGGAGAAGTGCCAGAGCCTCTTGTACATGCAGGGGGTCGAGTCGGCCATGGAGCAAATAAACAAGCAGGTGGAGGGGGAGCTGATCGCCTCAACGGATATCGTTCACTTGCTACTTGCTAGGCGCGGAGCAGACAAATTCAACCTAGAGTAA